A single genomic interval of Coregonus clupeaformis isolate EN_2021a chromosome 36, ASM2061545v1, whole genome shotgun sequence harbors:
- the LOC121552602 gene encoding UI-like, with amino-acid sequence MKPVPLVLLLAAVLLTSHIPPSVCRPQDLAMFNEHGYKSQLDEVLQKAGDAVSYLIGEKILRYLQKNPRLQTGFPPQFPFEVTPLGSMGLGHLARSLPPFEQQRASEEVNSLEDFVELTKRNDDPPISIDLTFHLLRNMIEMARIESQKEQAELNRKYLDEVGK; translated from the coding sequence ATGAAGCCTGTTCCCCTGGTCCTGCTCCTTGCCGCTGTTCTCCTCACCTCTCACATCCCCCCCAGTGTCTGTCGACCACAGGACCTGGCCATGTTCAACGAGCACGGCTACAAGAGTCAGCTGGATGAGGTGTTGCAGAAGGCTGGCGATGCAGTTTCCTACCTTATCGGAGAAAAGATACTGCGTTATTTGCAGAAAAATCCCCGGTTGCAAACAGGTTTCCCGCCACAGTTTCCCTTTGAGGTGACGCCTCTGGGCTCGATGGGTCTTGGTCACCTGGCGCGCAGTTTGCCGCCATTTGAGCAGCAGCGCGCGTCAGAGGAGGTCAACAGCCTGGAAGACTTCGTGGAGTTGACCAAGAGAAACGATGACCCGCCGATCTCCATCGACCTCACTTTCCACCTGCTGAGAAATATGATCGAAATGGCGAGGATCGAGAGCCAGAAGGAGCAAGCAGAGTTGAACCGCAAGTATCTAGATGAAGTTGGAAAGTGA